From a region of the Acidimicrobiales bacterium genome:
- a CDS encoding ATP-binding cassette domain-containing protein produces MKPVDRPDGESVPSGSVAPAVEMRGIERRFGSTVALDGVDLTLRSGEIHALLGSNGAGKSTLMKVLVGLEEPDAGTVDIMGAPVDRFDPGAIRARGVAMVQQHFTLIPTLTAGENLVLARPESRRLPDRAGCRARVEQLIERFGLPVRTDVPAGELSVGEQQRLELLRALDADARVLLLDEPTAVLTDHEAAHLLVVCRKLADDGRAVAVITHRLGEVFAGCDRVTVLREGREVIGDDPVSAHTRADLATAMIGSIATGKFTERARPQHDAADSQAQGPPRLSVSGLRSGMLAGVDLDLYPGEIVAIAGVDGNGQADLEAALSGRTQPDGGSVQVDGVDMAVSQPRARRGYGVAYIPSDRYRWGLVRPMDLADNLELGRVAAVRRRRRHRRADAADALEAWNVRSAGPAARTATLSGGNAQKLVLARELDEEPAVVLACYPTRGLDPSAADSVAGKLIERAERGASVLWIGSELDELFAVADRLFVMFDGRFTGPFKPPFDRAAIGLAMAGAELDTDGEMVVDVRDGVGVAEAGS; encoded by the coding sequence TTGAAGCCTGTCGACCGCCCCGACGGTGAATCTGTGCCGTCGGGGTCGGTCGCGCCCGCCGTCGAGATGCGCGGCATCGAACGCCGCTTCGGGTCGACCGTTGCGTTGGACGGAGTCGACCTGACACTGCGCAGCGGCGAGATCCACGCCCTGCTGGGGTCAAACGGTGCAGGCAAGTCGACGCTGATGAAGGTGTTGGTCGGGCTGGAAGAACCCGACGCGGGCACGGTCGACATCATGGGTGCGCCCGTCGACCGATTCGACCCCGGTGCCATCAGGGCGCGGGGAGTGGCCATGGTGCAGCAGCACTTCACCCTCATCCCCACGCTGACGGCTGGCGAAAACCTCGTCTTGGCCCGGCCCGAGAGCAGGCGTCTTCCCGATCGTGCCGGCTGCCGTGCCAGGGTCGAGCAACTGATCGAACGTTTCGGCCTGCCGGTGCGCACCGACGTGCCGGCCGGAGAACTGTCGGTGGGCGAGCAGCAACGCCTCGAGCTCTTGCGGGCACTCGATGCCGACGCCCGCGTTCTGTTGTTGGACGAACCAACAGCGGTGCTGACCGATCACGAGGCGGCACATCTGCTGGTGGTGTGTCGCAAGCTCGCCGACGACGGCCGGGCTGTGGCGGTCATCACCCACCGCCTTGGCGAGGTGTTCGCCGGTTGCGATCGGGTGACCGTGCTGCGCGAGGGTCGCGAGGTAATCGGAGACGACCCGGTTTCGGCCCACACCAGGGCCGATCTCGCGACCGCCATGATCGGCTCGATAGCAACCGGCAAGTTCACCGAGCGTGCCCGCCCCCAGCACGATGCCGCCGATTCGCAGGCCCAAGGCCCGCCTCGTTTGTCGGTCAGCGGCTTGCGTTCGGGCATGCTCGCAGGGGTCGACCTCGACCTGTACCCGGGCGAGATCGTCGCCATCGCCGGTGTCGACGGCAACGGCCAGGCAGACCTGGAGGCCGCCCTGTCCGGACGCACCCAACCCGACGGCGGGTCGGTGCAGGTCGACGGGGTGGACATGGCGGTGTCTCAGCCCCGAGCCAGGCGCGGCTATGGCGTCGCCTACATCCCTTCAGATCGATATCGCTGGGGCCTGGTCAGGCCCATGGATCTGGCCGACAATCTCGAATTGGGCCGAGTGGCCGCGGTTCGGCGAAGGCGCAGGCACCGCCGGGCCGACGCCGCAGATGCGCTCGAGGCATGGAACGTCCGCAGCGCCGGCCCCGCGGCCCGAACCGCCACCCTGTCTGGCGGCAACGCCCAGAAGCTGGTTCTGGCGCGCGAGCTAGACGAGGAACCGGCGGTGGTTCTGGCCTGTTATCCCACACGCGGGCTAGACCCCTCGGCCGCAGACTCGGTAGCCGGCAAGCTCATCGAACGGGCCGAACGCGGCGCCTCTGTCTTGTGGATCGGCTCCGAACTCGACGAGCTGTTCGCAGTGGCCGACAGGCTGTTCGTGATGTTCGACGGCCGATTCACCGGCCCGTTCAAACCTCCATTCGACCGCGCTGCCATCGGCCTTGCGATGGCAGGCGCCGAGCTGGACACCGACGGCGAGATGGTGGTCGATGTGCGCGACGGTGTTGGTGTGGCGGAGGCCGGTTCGTGA